The Plasmodium yoelii strain 17X genome assembly, chromosome: 1 genome contains a region encoding:
- a CDS encoding PIR protein — MADRLCNQFDTLRKLFQDELKASGEYNFQKATFNKYCPNGECSADTDIVNAGCLWLFNQFFGTSGTSHYHDVYKDVTVCIMIWLSYKLSLKPPENINTLKEFYYNYIENNTEYTKNKLNDGKFKSYKEIIDEIKGYMDINISYMSKFDELLKLLCKMNTSYTKGKSTIFSEDANKFVDKYKDLLNDNINIDNSPYSKILLILSNYYSNFEKNRAIRNTQMKFPPLPTEKIPKKDHVEGIKVTKETEPSSETDQSYIATTNLIANTTLSDSSLVNKLIIVLSILAAIAFFLGISYKYSLFGFRKRSQKQKLREKLKK, encoded by the exons ATGGCTGATCGTTTg TGCAATCAGTTTGATACATTAAGGAAGCTTTTTCAAGATGAATTGAAAGCATCTGgagaatataattttcaaaaggcaacatttaataaatattgtcCCAATGGAGAATGCAGTGCTGATACGGATATAGTTAACGCTGGGTGTTTATGGTTATTTAATCAATTTTTTGGTACATCTGGTACATCACATTACCATGATGTTTATAAGGATGTGACTGTAtgtattatgatatggttaagttataaattAAGCCTAAAGCCACCTGAAAACATCAACACATTAAaagaattttattataattatatagaaaataacaCGGAGTACACTAAGAATAAACTTAATGATGGGAAATTTAAAAGTTATAAGGAAATCATAGATGAAATAAAGGGATATATGGATATTAATATTAGTTATATGTCTAAATTTGATGAATTACTTAAATTACTATGTAAGATGAATACTTCTTATACGAAAGGTAAAAGTACCATTTTTTCAGAAGATGCTAATAAATTTgttgataaatataaagacctccttaatgataatattaatattgacAACAGTCCATACAGTAAAATATTACTTATTTTATCCAATTATTATagtaattttgaaaaaaacaGAGCTATTCGTAATACACAAATGAAATTTCCACCATTACCAACAGAAAAAATACCCAAAAAAGATCATGTAGAAGGTATTAAAGTAACTAAAGAAACTGAACCATCGAGTGAAACAGATCAGTCATATATTGCAACGACAAACCTGATTGCTAACACTACATTATCAGACTCATCactagtaaataaattaattatagttttatcgatattagctgcaatagcattttttttaggaatttcatATAAG tattcattatttggatttcggaaacgatctcaaaaacaaaaattaagagaaaagctaaaaaaataa
- a CDS encoding PIR protein: protein MSISKVCRELTTFWRLFPDGLKDSGEYKINTGSFKKYCPEQKCNSDIEKINAGCLRLIYDFFIKSGFSADPDTLKNDAVCIIIWLGYILSLKPPNDINTINDFYYSHIENNEEYSNHKNVDTTYTDYKKIIDETKEYMDINISNMSKFYQLLKLLCNMYTAYAAGKSTDVSQYANNFFDEYKKLFDDDNNNNGNSYNKILNVLSNYYNNIETGIRFNNTPITRPKLPTEKAPKKDNVEGIKVTKETETSGETDKLDTETPTPSSNITLSESPLVNKLVIVLPILAAIPFFLGIAYKYSLFGFRKRSKKHLREKLNK, encoded by the exons ATGTCAATTAGTAAAGTG TGTAGAGAGCTTACTACTTTTTGGAGGCTTTTCCCCGATGGATTGAAAGATTCTGgagaatataaaattaatactgGATCGTTCAAGAAATACTGCCCTGAACAAAAATGCAATAGCGATATTGAAAAGAttaatgctggatgtttacggttaatttatgattttttcattaaatctGGTTTTTCAGCTGACCCCGATACTCTTAAGAATGATGCAGTATGCATTATAATATGGTTAGGTTATATTTTAAGCCTAAAGCCACCTAATGACATCAACACAATAAACGATTTTTATTATAGtcatatagaaaataacGAAGAGTACTCTAACCATAAAAATGTTGATACAACATATACCGATTATAAGAAGATCATAGACGAAACAAAGGAATATATGGATATTAATATTAGTaatatgtctaaattttatcaATTACTTAAATTGTTATGTAATATGTATACTGCTTATGCGGCAGGTAAAAGTACCGATGTTTCACAATATgctaataatttttttgatgaatataaaaaactttttgatgatgataataataataacgggAATTCatacaataaaatattaaatgttttatccaattattataataatattgaaacAGGTATTCGCTTTAATAATACACCAATAACTCGTCCTAAATTACCAACAGAAAAAGCACCCAAAAAGGATAATGTAGAAGGTATTAAAGTAACTAAAGAAACTGAAACATCGGGTGAAACAGATAAATTAGATACTGAAACGCCAACCCCAAGTTCTAACATTACATTATCAGAATCACCactagtaaataaattagttATAGTTTTACCGATATTAGCTGCAATACCATTTTTTTTGGGAATTGCTtacaag tattcgttatttggatttcggaagcgatctaaaaaacatttaagagaaaaactaaacaaataa